The following proteins come from a genomic window of Gimesia chilikensis:
- a CDS encoding EF-hand domain-containing protein yields the protein MTAAARTICCYLTAALLGLVPLRISLAGEVQGSAPQSTTAQRILLLAPSAPVVIAVNIHVDEADFCATTTDYIERLFTSLDRNEDQFIDQTEMENVPAFGIRLFDQGSPAERLKLLDVAPRDQKLSIGEFATYIHRAQGSAFRIAGAPTRTSQVIELFRKLDYNGDGSVSDAEFEASSRALTQFDRDEDEVLNLAELRPFNANQTQTVVGGGQGETETPFRQLDNDRSIRQAVDELLKKYVEHANPKQDALALACFSSTSSGTSLIQDFDQDADGYLNREEMSAWLHHPVSDLQLEMALPRQKAFRPTLKFVSKQTPRVTEVESPSRSRLQLRLDSLQLEFRVKSSRHMLADNVRFYQTRFRVVDSDKNGYLSPNEFMQLNIPGADYQKADKDQDEMLHKEELTDYLIQKTSSVQNQVVMTISNDGKSLFEILDADLDRRLSPRELKNSLQRVREYDKNRDQSLDPAELRGHFKLTFELGKPQLFQFDPRMDSMAMNQNSTIPRTISGPRWFQRMDRNRDGDISEREFLFDAATFKRLDQNQDHLISAAEAEALSPKSD from the coding sequence ATGACCGCAGCCGCCAGGACAATCTGTTGCTACCTGACCGCAGCTCTGCTGGGACTGGTCCCATTGCGCATCAGCTTAGCAGGAGAAGTTCAGGGTTCCGCGCCGCAATCAACAACGGCACAGCGAATTTTGCTTCTGGCCCCCTCAGCCCCCGTTGTGATTGCCGTTAACATTCACGTAGATGAAGCTGATTTCTGCGCGACAACGACCGATTACATCGAACGCCTCTTTACCTCGCTGGACCGTAACGAGGATCAGTTCATTGATCAGACCGAGATGGAAAACGTCCCGGCATTCGGTATCCGCCTGTTTGATCAGGGGAGCCCGGCAGAGCGGCTAAAATTGCTGGATGTAGCGCCCCGGGACCAGAAGTTGAGCATCGGAGAATTTGCGACCTATATTCACCGTGCCCAGGGTTCCGCGTTTCGCATCGCGGGGGCTCCCACACGAACTTCCCAGGTAATCGAACTATTTCGCAAACTGGATTACAACGGTGATGGTTCCGTGAGCGATGCGGAATTCGAAGCCAGCTCCCGCGCGTTGACGCAGTTCGATCGTGATGAAGATGAAGTGCTGAATCTGGCGGAACTTCGACCTTTTAATGCGAATCAGACTCAAACCGTGGTTGGAGGAGGTCAGGGAGAAACCGAGACGCCCTTCCGGCAGTTGGACAACGATCGCTCGATTCGCCAGGCGGTTGATGAACTGTTGAAAAAATATGTTGAACACGCCAATCCCAAGCAGGATGCCCTGGCTCTGGCCTGTTTCAGTTCCACCAGCAGTGGGACATCCCTGATTCAGGATTTCGATCAGGACGCGGATGGTTATTTGAATCGAGAGGAGATGTCCGCCTGGTTGCATCATCCCGTAAGTGATCTGCAACTGGAAATGGCGCTCCCGCGACAGAAAGCATTCCGCCCCACGCTTAAGTTCGTCAGTAAGCAGACGCCTCGCGTCACCGAGGTTGAGTCCCCGTCCCGTTCGCGACTGCAGTTGCGGCTCGACAGTCTGCAACTCGAATTTCGCGTCAAGAGTTCGCGGCACATGCTGGCTGACAATGTCCGTTTCTACCAGACACGTTTTCGAGTCGTCGACAGTGATAAAAATGGTTATCTGTCTCCAAACGAATTCATGCAGTTGAATATCCCCGGTGCCGACTATCAGAAAGCGGATAAGGATCAGGATGAAATGCTGCACAAAGAAGAGCTGACCGACTACCTGATTCAGAAAACGTCTTCCGTACAGAACCAAGTCGTGATGACCATCAGCAACGATGGCAAATCCCTGTTTGAAATTCTCGACGCCGATCTGGATCGACGCTTGAGCCCTCGCGAACTCAAAAACAGTCTCCAGCGAGTGCGGGAGTATGACAAAAACCGGGACCAGTCACTGGATCCTGCAGAATTGCGAGGACATTTCAAACTGACATTTGAACTCGGGAAACCGCAATTGTTTCAGTTTGATCCACGGATGGATTCCATGGCAATGAACCAGAACAGTACAATCCCACGTACCATTTCTGGACCGCGCTGGTTTCAACGCATGGATCGTAACCGGGATGGTGACATTTCGGAACGGGAATTTCTGTTCGATGCAGCCACATTTAAACGACTGGACCAGAATCAGGACCACCTAATCAGCGCCGCTGAGGCGGAGGCCCTCTCCCCGAAATCGGATTAG
- a CDS encoding DUF1549 and DUF1553 domain-containing protein: MLSASENQHNRGNKAGSLLLAGLFLICQQSILVAAEKSAADREPQRLAGQIDQFIREAHQREQVQIAPRASDAEFMRRVYLDLSGKIPPVAEVRQFLADTTPDKRSQLIERLLASPGFVVHFTSLWREILIPEAGTDPFARQQVPEFEAWLRTQLRNDTSYAALAQAIIGAPFDQDAAQAETMEPTPRAFYVSKQLKPESLAASTSRAFLGVRIECAQCHDHPFDTWKQEQFWKFAAFFANFDQSQQNNLITGFSLREVTGKPAIKIPDTNRLVEASFLNGKEIDWEQNQRGPRERLSEWITSSQNPYFAKASVNRIWSLFFGRGIVDPVDDFSATNPASHPELLDAMARAFQQHDYDLKYLIREITNSETYQLTSHQTDPSQSRAEWYGKMPTRGLTSEQIFANLVQSTGFFRQTTETDPRLVAGGTNSPQTEIYELFQSEAENQLEPRATILQALALMNGTFITNATSLEESDVFTAIVDFPGQSVEQKIEAFYLSTLSRPPTSAEQNRLKSYITASEDQTDAYANLFWALLNSSEFLLNH, from the coding sequence GTGTTAAGTGCCAGCGAAAATCAGCACAACCGAGGTAACAAGGCGGGCAGTCTGCTACTGGCTGGACTATTTCTGATCTGCCAGCAGTCGATCTTAGTCGCTGCGGAAAAGTCTGCAGCCGACAGAGAACCACAGCGGCTGGCCGGCCAGATCGATCAGTTCATCCGAGAAGCCCACCAGCGCGAACAGGTTCAGATCGCTCCCCGTGCTTCGGATGCGGAATTCATGAGGCGGGTCTACCTGGATCTGTCCGGCAAAATTCCACCGGTAGCTGAAGTACGCCAGTTTCTGGCAGATACTACTCCCGATAAGCGGTCTCAGTTGATTGAACGCTTATTGGCCAGTCCGGGGTTCGTGGTCCACTTCACCAGTCTCTGGCGGGAGATCCTGATCCCCGAAGCCGGCACAGATCCATTTGCCCGACAACAGGTGCCCGAATTCGAAGCCTGGCTGCGAACTCAACTGCGAAACGACACTTCCTACGCTGCCTTGGCTCAAGCCATCATAGGTGCGCCCTTTGATCAGGACGCAGCACAGGCAGAGACAATGGAGCCCACTCCGCGGGCTTTCTATGTGTCCAAGCAGCTCAAACCAGAGAGTCTGGCCGCCAGTACTTCCCGTGCCTTTCTGGGAGTCCGGATTGAATGTGCCCAGTGTCATGATCATCCTTTTGATACCTGGAAGCAGGAGCAGTTCTGGAAGTTCGCGGCTTTCTTTGCCAATTTCGATCAGTCCCAACAGAATAATCTGATTACCGGATTCAGCTTGAGAGAAGTTACCGGCAAACCCGCGATCAAAATTCCCGATACAAATCGACTGGTCGAAGCCAGCTTTCTGAACGGAAAGGAGATCGACTGGGAGCAGAATCAGCGTGGGCCCCGGGAACGGCTATCGGAATGGATCACATCTTCACAGAACCCCTATTTTGCCAAAGCGTCGGTGAATCGAATCTGGAGTCTGTTCTTTGGTCGAGGCATCGTGGACCCGGTCGATGATTTTTCTGCGACCAACCCCGCCTCGCATCCGGAACTGCTGGATGCCATGGCGCGAGCCTTTCAGCAGCACGATTACGATCTGAAATATCTGATTCGCGAAATCACTAATTCCGAGACCTATCAGCTCACCAGCCATCAGACCGATCCCAGTCAGTCTCGTGCAGAATGGTATGGAAAAATGCCGACACGGGGGCTGACCTCAGAACAGATCTTTGCCAATCTGGTCCAGTCCACGGGATTCTTCCGCCAGACGACAGAAACGGATCCGCGATTGGTCGCAGGAGGCACAAATTCTCCCCAGACGGAAATTTACGAACTGTTTCAATCGGAGGCCGAAAACCAGCTGGAGCCCCGGGCTACAATATTGCAGGCTCTGGCGCTGATGAACGGTACCTTTATCACCAACGCGACCAGTCTGGAAGAGTCCGATGTGTTTACCGCGATTGTGGATTTCCCCGGTCAATCGGTCGAACAGAAAATCGAAGCCTTTTATCTGTCCACGCTTTCCCGGCCTCCCACATCGGCCGAACAAAACAGACTGAAATCGTATATCACAGCCAGTGAAGACCAGACGGACGCCTATGCGAATCTGTTCTGGGCCCTGTTAAACAGTAGTGAGTTTTTATTGAATCATTAA
- a CDS encoding VWA domain-containing protein, whose amino-acid sequence MKIKELYQQLVPRARTQVTWRRALPLIFFLLLYAGLCVGLELSGVLLFARPWAFVLILFAVWVWWLSVAGYGGLSRGRALAALLTRLVMLGLFVILIAEPRSVRVRDVISVVYAVDLSDSIGERSVDEALEFVTKTVTEKPPKDEAGLVVFGRNSAVELPPRMSFPFEALNSRIDRDATNLEQTLSLAAAMLPEENRGRIVLISDGTETEGSISQILDELKSRDIAVDVLPIQYEYDKEVWLENLELPRFVKLGENYEASVVLSSLQDGAGKLVLRENGEQIYEQEVKFKAGKNRFVVPIYLRDPGYYEYSATIETQAADDQIRENNTVINYIYVEGEGKVLVVTNPAGDDRDWESLVKAIREGERNVDVVSAYEFPNDSLSLMPYDAVLFVNVPADAFNVIQLKAVHDSVFNQGIGFMMVGGDNSFGPGGYHRTVIEDALPVTMDITKKKVLPKGALAIILHTCEFPEGNTWGKRITKQAIKVLGAQDEVGVLVYDYMEGEKWLFKLTPAGDYEKMVPKINGAQIGDMPSFVNTMRLGLKGLKESDASTKHMIIISDGDPQPPAPKLISDFQKNKVSVSMVAIFPHGGRDISTMRAIAGATGGRYYFPSDPNQLPSIFIKESKTLKRSMIQNETFVPEVGMISPVLKGIERIPPLFGYVLTTIKPRAEGVLNAPEKKEAEGEIDPVLSFWRYGLGTTAAFTSDLSPNWGKDWVNWDHYQAFVKQLMIKISRVQKQDHLKLWSHVTGNKATIMVEDFHPEESFLNVAARIAGPHDRKETVVLKQVSPRRYQAEVPLWGKGRYQVTALGKSGEREDHANGGFIVPYSPEFLRFRSNPIVLEEIAQKTGGQRLDPVNATDVIYGRRDPKQSSNPVFDWFLMALAILVPLDVAIRRVQLDWYVIKGWFGFGKEQKQSTATMGALLQRKQDVVDDLDARRGGSTEQTGQSTLAQLQELRLQKGPAATPKPPGAKDSGNQQSAPPPPQTPPDNQSTTGRLLDMKRKRNSEDKDNDQ is encoded by the coding sequence ATGAAAATCAAAGAACTCTACCAACAGTTAGTTCCCAGAGCACGCACGCAGGTGACGTGGCGGCGGGCACTCCCTTTGATTTTCTTCCTGTTGCTCTACGCTGGCCTCTGTGTGGGCCTCGAACTTTCAGGAGTTCTGCTCTTTGCCCGGCCCTGGGCATTCGTGCTGATTCTCTTCGCAGTCTGGGTCTGGTGGCTCTCTGTCGCCGGTTATGGCGGGCTGAGCAGGGGCAGAGCCCTGGCTGCGCTGCTGACGCGACTGGTGATGCTGGGGCTGTTTGTGATCCTGATTGCAGAGCCACGGTCCGTTCGAGTACGCGATGTGATCTCGGTAGTCTATGCCGTGGATCTATCCGATTCCATCGGTGAACGATCCGTCGATGAGGCACTGGAATTCGTTACGAAAACGGTCACTGAAAAACCGCCCAAGGATGAAGCCGGTCTCGTTGTTTTCGGAAGAAATTCGGCTGTCGAACTGCCGCCCCGCATGTCGTTCCCGTTTGAAGCATTGAATTCGCGTATCGACAGGGATGCAACCAATCTCGAGCAGACTCTGTCACTTGCCGCTGCGATGCTGCCTGAAGAAAACCGCGGACGCATCGTATTGATCAGCGATGGCACCGAGACCGAAGGCTCCATTTCACAGATTCTGGACGAGCTGAAATCCCGCGATATCGCCGTGGACGTGTTACCGATTCAATATGAATATGACAAAGAAGTCTGGCTGGAAAATCTGGAATTGCCACGGTTCGTCAAACTGGGCGAAAACTATGAAGCTTCCGTGGTACTCTCTTCGCTCCAGGATGGTGCAGGCAAGCTGGTACTGCGTGAGAACGGAGAACAGATTTACGAACAGGAAGTCAAATTCAAAGCCGGCAAAAATCGATTTGTCGTCCCCATCTACCTGCGGGATCCCGGCTACTACGAGTATTCCGCGACAATCGAAACCCAGGCTGCCGATGACCAGATCCGCGAAAACAATACCGTCATCAATTACATCTATGTCGAAGGCGAAGGGAAAGTTCTCGTTGTTACGAATCCAGCCGGTGATGACCGGGACTGGGAGTCGCTGGTGAAAGCGATTCGCGAAGGGGAACGCAATGTCGATGTCGTTTCGGCTTATGAATTTCCGAATGACTCGCTCTCACTGATGCCCTATGACGCGGTTCTTTTCGTAAACGTACCCGCTGATGCGTTTAATGTCATTCAGCTCAAAGCCGTCCACGACTCCGTCTTCAACCAGGGCATCGGCTTCATGATGGTCGGCGGAGACAACAGTTTTGGCCCGGGAGGCTATCATCGTACGGTCATTGAAGACGCGTTGCCCGTCACGATGGACATCACTAAAAAGAAAGTTTTACCCAAAGGCGCGCTGGCGATAATTCTGCATACCTGTGAGTTTCCGGAGGGGAACACCTGGGGGAAACGGATTACCAAACAGGCGATCAAGGTGCTGGGGGCTCAGGATGAAGTCGGGGTTCTGGTCTACGATTATATGGAAGGGGAAAAGTGGCTGTTCAAGCTGACGCCCGCCGGCGATTATGAAAAAATGGTCCCCAAGATCAATGGCGCGCAAATTGGCGATATGCCCAGCTTTGTCAACACGATGCGTCTGGGGCTGAAGGGTCTGAAAGAAAGTGATGCCTCCACCAAGCACATGATCATCATCTCGGATGGTGATCCTCAGCCCCCCGCGCCAAAGCTGATCAGTGATTTTCAGAAGAATAAGGTCAGCGTTTCAATGGTCGCCATCTTCCCGCATGGCGGGCGCGATATTTCGACTATGCGGGCCATCGCGGGCGCCACGGGCGGCCGGTATTACTTCCCCTCCGATCCCAACCAGTTACCTTCGATCTTCATCAAAGAATCGAAAACGCTGAAACGGAGCATGATTCAGAATGAAACGTTCGTGCCGGAGGTCGGAATGATCTCTCCAGTCTTGAAAGGCATTGAGCGCATTCCACCCCTGTTTGGTTATGTATTGACCACAATCAAACCGCGGGCAGAAGGTGTCTTAAACGCGCCGGAAAAGAAAGAAGCCGAAGGGGAGATTGATCCGGTTCTTTCCTTCTGGCGTTACGGACTGGGAACGACGGCCGCCTTTACTTCGGACCTCTCTCCCAACTGGGGAAAAGACTGGGTCAACTGGGATCACTACCAGGCGTTTGTCAAACAGCTGATGATCAAGATCTCGCGTGTGCAGAAACAGGATCATCTGAAACTGTGGAGCCATGTTACAGGTAATAAAGCAACGATTATGGTGGAAGACTTTCACCCGGAAGAATCGTTTCTAAATGTCGCAGCCCGGATTGCTGGCCCCCATGATCGGAAAGAGACCGTGGTGCTGAAGCAGGTCAGCCCCCGTCGCTACCAGGCTGAGGTACCTCTCTGGGGGAAGGGGCGATACCAGGTCACGGCTCTTGGAAAATCGGGGGAACGGGAAGATCACGCCAATGGTGGTTTCATAGTACCTTATTCACCAGAATTCCTGCGGTTCCGCTCAAATCCCATTGTGTTGGAAGAAATTGCACAAAAGACCGGCGGGCAACGGCTGGATCCCGTGAATGCAACAGACGTCATTTACGGTCGCCGCGATCCTAAACAGAGTTCCAACCCGGTCTTCGACTGGTTTCTGATGGCACTGGCAATCCTCGTTCCCCTGGACGTTGCCATCCGTCGGGTACAGCTTGACTGGTACGTCATCAAAGGCTGGTTTGGGTTCGGGAAGGAGCAGAAACAGAGCACCGCTACGATGGGAGCACTGTTGCAGCGCAAACAGGATGTGGTGGACGATCTGGATGCCCGCCGCGGCGGCTCGACCGAACAAACTGGCCAGTCGACTCTCGCCCAACTACAGGAGCTGCGTCTGCAGAAGGGGCCTGCAGCCACTCCGAAGCCCCCCGGGGCAAAGGATTCCGGAAATCAGCAGTCGGCACCACCTCCGCCGCAAACGCCTCCAGATAATCAGTCCACGACAGGGCGTTTACTGGACATGAAACGAAAACGAAATTCAGAAGACAAAGATAACGATCAGTAA
- a CDS encoding ATP-binding cassette domain-containing protein, producing MVVTAPQSETLLWRLTEVSLSWQGGVRLEGIDLEIPAGVTAIMGYSGAGKTSLLNLLVGFERPDRGDLQRNHTHLKSPTLDLFWVPHSMGLWPQYTVREHCLLVSPDTDQQQARADELLAAFGLTEVSDKYPGQLSQGEASRLSVVRALASQAKVLVMDEPLVHVDQAHWPQYWDFIRAYCDSHSISLIFSTHSPELVLREAQQVICLDQGQVIYHGPVEELYRSPPSVKVASFLGPVNEIDSSGDTSVLPMLARPEQVELITDPAGPFEIKQTHFLGTMEEVRTVNRETGAAHTFYHRPARAVLEVGQRISIRLLILFCCLLLCGGCIPGDAPELSFSDISQWTVPAEGIKVPAPRSLNVGPDDELYVLDNAGRVLVYDANDELIKQWEMPDFEIGKPEGVCLLRNGEIAVADTHYHRVVFFDKEGKVLRMLGEYGEGPSQFIYPVSVVQDPEGDIYVCEYGNHDRVQKFSETGEYLLEFGKVGTGPGEFQRPAGMVWHDHKIYVSDAINNRIQIFSDEGEFLEILGAKTGGIPLYYPYDIAIDRNTSELYIVEYGSGRITKTDLQGNILGWFGKTGMQQGEFLTPWGLTVNSKDQVFVADTGNRLIVKLTP from the coding sequence ATGGTCGTAACGGCTCCCCAATCTGAAACTCTTCTCTGGCGACTGACCGAAGTCAGCCTGTCCTGGCAGGGGGGCGTACGTCTGGAGGGCATCGACCTGGAAATTCCAGCCGGGGTGACCGCCATCATGGGGTATTCCGGTGCGGGAAAGACATCTCTGTTAAACCTGTTGGTTGGCTTTGAACGCCCCGATCGGGGTGATCTTCAGCGCAATCATACGCACTTGAAATCCCCAACCCTCGACCTCTTTTGGGTTCCGCACAGTATGGGCCTCTGGCCTCAGTACACGGTCCGCGAGCATTGTCTGCTGGTCAGTCCGGATACAGATCAACAACAGGCACGAGCCGATGAACTGCTTGCCGCCTTCGGGTTAACCGAAGTGAGTGATAAATACCCTGGACAGTTATCGCAGGGGGAAGCGTCCCGGTTATCGGTTGTCCGGGCCCTGGCCAGTCAGGCGAAAGTTCTGGTGATGGATGAGCCACTGGTCCACGTCGATCAGGCACACTGGCCCCAGTACTGGGATTTCATTCGCGCGTATTGTGACTCTCACAGTATTTCACTTATCTTTTCGACTCATTCTCCCGAGCTGGTACTCCGCGAAGCACAACAGGTCATCTGCCTGGATCAGGGGCAGGTTATCTATCATGGTCCAGTCGAAGAACTTTATCGTTCGCCTCCCTCGGTGAAGGTGGCGTCATTTCTGGGGCCCGTGAATGAAATCGATTCGTCCGGGGATACCTCCGTTTTACCCATGTTGGCACGCCCCGAACAGGTGGAACTGATCACCGATCCTGCCGGTCCGTTCGAAATCAAACAGACTCACTTTCTCGGAACTATGGAAGAAGTTCGTACCGTCAACCGGGAAACCGGTGCAGCACATACTTTTTATCATCGACCTGCGCGAGCAGTACTGGAAGTGGGACAGCGGATTTCCATTCGACTGCTGATTCTGTTCTGCTGTCTGCTCCTGTGCGGAGGCTGTATTCCCGGTGATGCGCCTGAGTTATCCTTCTCTGACATTTCTCAGTGGACTGTTCCCGCGGAAGGCATCAAGGTTCCGGCGCCGCGCAGTCTGAATGTGGGGCCTGACGATGAACTCTACGTGCTGGATAACGCAGGAAGGGTTTTGGTTTACGATGCAAATGATGAATTAATCAAACAGTGGGAGATGCCTGATTTTGAAATCGGCAAGCCGGAAGGGGTCTGTCTGCTCAGAAATGGCGAGATCGCGGTTGCGGATACCCACTATCATCGCGTCGTCTTCTTTGACAAAGAAGGAAAGGTGCTCCGCATGCTGGGCGAGTATGGCGAAGGTCCTTCCCAGTTTATCTACCCGGTGTCTGTGGTGCAGGATCCGGAGGGCGATATTTACGTCTGTGAATATGGTAATCACGACCGCGTTCAGAAGTTCTCGGAAACGGGCGAGTATCTGCTCGAATTCGGTAAGGTGGGGACCGGACCGGGGGAGTTTCAGCGGCCGGCGGGAATGGTCTGGCATGATCACAAAATTTATGTCTCGGATGCAATCAATAATCGGATCCAGATTTTCTCAGATGAAGGAGAGTTTCTGGAAATTCTGGGAGCAAAAACCGGGGGAATTCCCCTCTATTACCCCTATGACATCGCCATCGACCGCAATACCAGCGAATTGTATATCGTGGAATACGGATCGGGACGCATTACCAAAACAGACCTGCAGGGAAACATCCTGGGGTGGTTTGGGAAAACGGGGATGCAACAGGGAGAATTTCTGACTCCCTGGGGACTGACAGTAAATTCAAAAGATCAGGTATTCGTGGCTGACACCGGAAATCGTTTAATCGTAAAATTGACACCATGA
- a CDS encoding extracellular solute-binding protein, whose product MNEQIRPQGAPGWLTLIIILLLALLGIGVVFYVQKQADPLVVYCAHDSIFSEKILNEFMAETGIAVEPRFDTEATKSLGLTNLIIREQEHPQCDVFWNNQTLGTADLKSRGLLESYKGSGYERIPESFKDPEGCWTGFAARLRVFITNTNQLQADSAAIEKVLAGPLDQVAIAKPLYGTTLTHFTILCDVWGLDQLKAWYAEQLKRGIQVTTGNSQVKNLVAGGACVLGYTDTDDYFVAVDEQQPVAAVPVTIEDKVILIPNSVAIIKGTQKREQAEKLVDFLLSERVELELAHSQSRQIPLGPVDWEQVPEEVKQYRSEIEKAYPLTNLVKQREQTLDWLKTEYLK is encoded by the coding sequence ATGAATGAACAAATCAGGCCCCAGGGTGCTCCCGGCTGGCTTACCTTAATTATCATCCTGCTGCTTGCCCTGTTGGGAATTGGAGTCGTCTTCTATGTTCAGAAGCAGGCAGATCCATTGGTTGTGTACTGCGCACATGACTCTATCTTTTCGGAAAAAATACTCAACGAATTCATGGCAGAGACGGGAATCGCCGTCGAACCCCGGTTTGATACCGAAGCCACTAAATCTCTCGGCCTGACGAATCTGATCATACGGGAACAGGAGCATCCCCAGTGCGATGTTTTCTGGAATAATCAGACGCTGGGTACCGCGGATCTCAAATCCCGGGGACTGCTGGAAAGCTACAAAGGTTCCGGCTACGAACGAATCCCTGAATCATTCAAAGATCCGGAAGGCTGCTGGACCGGTTTCGCAGCCCGTTTGCGGGTTTTTATTACCAATACGAATCAGCTGCAGGCGGATTCCGCCGCCATCGAAAAGGTTCTGGCCGGGCCGTTGGATCAGGTCGCGATTGCCAAACCCCTGTACGGGACGACGCTCACTCATTTCACCATCCTCTGTGATGTCTGGGGACTGGATCAACTCAAAGCCTGGTATGCGGAACAACTCAAACGGGGGATTCAGGTCACGACCGGAAATTCTCAAGTCAAGAACCTCGTCGCCGGCGGTGCCTGCGTACTGGGCTATACAGACACGGATGACTATTTTGTCGCCGTCGATGAACAACAGCCGGTGGCTGCCGTCCCCGTGACGATCGAGGATAAAGTGATTCTGATTCCCAACAGCGTGGCGATCATCAAAGGAACTCAAAAACGGGAGCAGGCAGAGAAACTGGTCGATTTTCTGCTCTCGGAGCGGGTTGAACTGGAACTGGCCCACTCGCAGTCACGCCAGATCCCCCTGGGGCCGGTTGACTGGGAGCAGGTTCCGGAAGAAGTAAAACAGTATCGGTCTGAGATCGAAAAAGCATATCCATTGACGAATCTGGTCAAACAAAGAGAGCAGACGCTGGACTGGCTCAAAACGGAGTATTTGAAATGA